The following proteins come from a genomic window of Proteiniborus sp. DW1:
- a CDS encoding DUF368 domain-containing protein: MKFLIGFLKGMALSVGAIAPGVSGGTLAVIFGIYERITDAIAHVFKSFKENVVFFFPIALGGGFGILVFSRLINYLFKNYNIEVKYLFIGLIIGTFPTLFKQANKKGFKYSYLIPFIITLGIAVVFSVLEGKVMNIIPNSGDGILHLIIYGSIIGFGTIIPGVSASFILMYIGAYELVLDSIASINIQILFPLGIGFVLSIVLFARLISWLFKRAFGYTNYAVLGFVIGSIIPIFPGFQLDSRYLIGLGLFIVGLYVSLYLSKYEKAEK, encoded by the coding sequence ATGAAATTTCTAATAGGATTTTTGAAAGGGATGGCATTAAGTGTAGGAGCTATTGCACCAGGTGTAAGTGGAGGTACTCTTGCAGTGATATTTGGCATATATGAGAGAATTACAGATGCAATTGCTCATGTTTTTAAGAGTTTTAAAGAGAATGTAGTATTTTTTTTTCCTATAGCACTAGGTGGGGGATTTGGGATATTAGTATTTAGTAGACTTATAAATTATTTGTTCAAAAATTATAATATTGAGGTTAAATATCTCTTTATAGGACTTATAATAGGGACATTCCCAACTTTATTTAAGCAGGCTAATAAAAAAGGCTTTAAATATTCATATCTTATACCATTTATAATAACCTTAGGAATTGCTGTTGTATTTTCTGTTTTAGAAGGGAAAGTAATGAATATAATTCCTAATAGTGGTGATGGAATACTTCATCTAATTATATATGGTTCTATTATAGGCTTTGGAACCATAATACCTGGTGTAAGTGCTTCATTTATATTGATGTATATAGGTGCATATGAGTTGGTACTTGATAGTATAGCAAGTATTAATATACAAATTCTCTTTCCTTTAGGTATTGGTTTTGTACTTAGCATTGTTTTATTTGCTAGGCTAATTAGCTGGCTATTTAAAAGAGCCTTTGGATATACAAATTATGCAGTATTAGGCTTTGTCATAGGTTCAATTATTCCTATATTTCCTGGATTCCAGTTGGATTCTAGATATTTAATAGGTTTAGGTTTGTTTATAGTTGGGCTTTATGTATCTTTGTATCTAAGTAAGTATGAAAAAGCAGAAAAGTAA
- a CDS encoding copper amine oxidase N-terminal domain-containing protein, with amino-acid sequence MKRPVKIVRALSLALVISSGITPIYATSIVEEPIAMEESSLLSEYKTISAIDSWEEKINYITFEGSIKEIKAQEGYLFVSLTDGNTDEIIGVFSLSEETMIVDQGTGETIKSSELKEGQKLTGYYRKDMPMIMIYPPRINPELVIIKDEEERAFIKHSNFNEELVSVDNFLKLNISEDTIITDQKGEECKEEELHNQDLVVFYTITTKSIPAQTNPSKIIVLKKEFAEDIVTTDEADEVTDESSLIDEIAEIIKSDSYKKDEVVMVPLRKIAEHLGYEVEWNNENRSVILRKGNVSFILTIGKEEYGYNKSLGRLEQAPELTSGKTYVTQSFIDVLSK; translated from the coding sequence ATGAAAAGACCAGTAAAAATAGTTAGAGCACTATCTCTAGCTCTAGTAATCTCATCAGGTATTACGCCAATATATGCCACTTCAATAGTTGAAGAGCCAATAGCTATGGAGGAAAGTTCCTTGCTATCTGAATATAAGACTATATCAGCAATTGACTCATGGGAAGAGAAGATAAATTATATAACCTTTGAAGGTTCAATTAAGGAAATTAAGGCACAGGAAGGGTATTTATTTGTCTCACTAACAGATGGAAATACAGATGAAATTATTGGAGTATTTAGTTTATCAGAAGAAACTATGATTGTAGACCAAGGAACAGGAGAGACCATTAAAAGTTCAGAATTAAAAGAAGGTCAAAAGCTTACAGGCTACTATAGGAAAGACATGCCGATGATAATGATATATCCTCCTAGAATTAATCCAGAGTTAGTTATTATAAAAGATGAAGAAGAAAGGGCCTTTATAAAGCACTCTAATTTCAATGAGGAATTAGTAAGTGTAGACAATTTTCTAAAGCTTAATATATCAGAAGATACTATTATAACAGATCAGAAGGGAGAAGAGTGTAAGGAAGAGGAGTTACATAACCAGGATTTAGTAGTTTTCTATACAATCACTACTAAAAGTATTCCTGCACAGACTAACCCAAGTAAGATAATAGTACTTAAAAAAGAATTTGCCGAGGATATAGTAACTACAGACGAGGCTGATGAAGTCACAGATGAAAGTAGCTTAATAGATGAGATTGCTGAGATAATTAAATCTGATAGCTATAAAAAAGATGAGGTTGTAATGGTACCTTTAAGAAAAATAGCTGAACATTTAGGGTATGAAGTTGAATGGAATAATGAAAATAGAAGCGTGATTTTAAGAAAAGGTAATGTTTCATTTATACTGACTATAGGCAAGGAAGAGTATGGATATAACAAGAGCCTTGGTAGACTTGAACAAGCACCAGAATTAACCAGTGGGAAAACTTATGTTACTCAGTCTTTTATAGATGTATTAAGTAAGTAA